In a genomic window of Choristoneura fumiferana chromosome 19, NRCan_CFum_1, whole genome shotgun sequence:
- the Polr2L gene encoding DNA-directed RNA polymerases I, II, and III subunit Rpb10, which yields MIIPVRCFTCGKVIGNKWEAYLGLLQAEYTEGDALDALGLKRYCCRRMLLGHVDLIEKLLNYAPLEK from the exons ATGATTATCCCAGTCCGTTGTTTTACGTGCGGGAAGGTTATTGGCAACAAATGGGAAGCATATCTGGGACTCCTGCAGGCTGAATACACGGAGGG TGACGCTCTAGACGCCTTGGGCCTCAAGAGGTACTGTTGCCGTCGGATGCTGCTGGGGCATGTCGACCTGATTGAGAAACTCCTCAATTATGCACCATTAGAGAAATAA
- the LOC141438735 gene encoding polyamine-transporting ATPase 13A3-like isoform X2: protein MTLSMEQHLTTDDRQMVVYGYRRSRWRTNLVYAFSVLLCGVPLLLFHWSPTWFLYATCVRACFQLADQVLVVETYQKKCKTFYIHKIIEKTIADTSGLFNEGFTEGDEKVTLTKGGDLHTPLHLDDGTTLNVDHYRYFKHKKQFLVWDGAHALWALLAGVESGATCAQLHGMAATPPSGEKRARMLNIYGLNEIKVPVQSVLTLVLLEVVNPFYVFQVFTIAVWLAEPYYYYCGAVVLMSTFGVATSVIQTKKNQESLRATVEAHASVQLWDSREVDSRCVAPGDVITLPPHGCVMLCDCVLLAGSAIVNESMLTGESVPVSKTALLRTDKAFDLKEHASSVLFCGTRVIQTRYYNNEPVRALVLRTGYNTSKGQLVRSILYPTPADFKFDRDSYKFIVILACIAVLGLAYTVALKAYRNLTPGDIAIKALDIITIVVPPALPAAMTVGRLYAVARLKRARVACLNTRAVNVSGSLDCICFDKTGTLTEDGMDMWGVVPAAATRPARLARALRDPRQLNDLHELKLGMASCHSLTLLNGELAGDPLDLKMFESTGWSLEEPAVPEPANYEMLTPTIVRPRRSASIDVDDVHIPLEVGIVQQHQFVSSLQRASVVVRLLGEQVLRAYCKGAPEMIRSLSRPETVPEDLDEVLHFYAEKGYRVIALGSRLLEVTHRQLQKMTREEVECELEFLGLVIMENKLKGATTNIIRELKEANIHVVMITGDNIHTAVSVAKECGILAGGERVVQLCVETSGLVPVVCADSTFQGVAVGRRTALQRSWRSLDSGRGSSARSEKDAEAPPAGPNYKVVMTGDTWKVLREHYPAQVPRVIGRGAVFARMTSDQKQQLVTEYQHLGYYVGMCGDGANDCGALRAAHTGISLSELESSVAAPFTSSDPDIVCVARVLREGRAALTTSFGVFKFMVAYSLTEFLSVAFLYYFDSNLTDFQFLYIDVALIVNFAFFFGMTEAYTGKLCKIPPLTSLLGLVPLTSLVGQLVLIGVAQYLSYYALTFFPWYERHTYEGEEANKCWENYAIFAVSMFQYIVMPIVFSHGAPYRRSVVTNKQLMISILIMTGISLYVAVAPAEWLVNFLELKMPLDVLLTYIIIAIAAFHFVLAVFFERVIVQYLMESKQIVPKCLKEKRVRKTPHLMIKRELTDMDYLEYDSEMKYESEATSSRNSSKYDT from the exons ATGACGTTGAGCATGGAACAACACCTTACAACAGATGACAGGCAAATG GTAGTATATGGCTACCGGAGGAGCAGATGGCGGACCAACTTGGTGTACGCGTTCTCAGTACTATTGTGCGGGGTACCGTTGCTTCTCTTCCACTGGTCTCCAACGTGGTTCCTGTACGCTACCTGCGTACGGGCCTGCTTCCAGCTCGCCGATCAAGTGCTAGTCGTG gaaacaTATCAAAAAAAATGCAAGACTTTTTACATACacaaaattatagaaaaaactatagcagatacaag CGGTCTCTTCAACGAGGGCTTCACGGAGGGCGATGAGAAGGTGACCCTAACAAAGGGCGGCGACCTCCACACTCCACTGCATCTTGACGATGGAACTACACTTA ATGTAGATCACTACCGGTACTTCAAGCACAAGAAACAGTTCCTGGTGTGGGACGGCGCGCACGCGCTGTGGGCGCTGTTAGCCGGCGTAGAGAGTGGCGCCACCTGCGCGCAACTGCACGGTATGGCCGCCACGCCGCCCAGCGGGGAGAAGCGCGCGCGCAT GTTAAACATCTACGGTCTAAACGAGATAAAGGTCCCCGTGCAGAGCGTCCTAACCCTGGTGCTGCTGGAAGTAGTGAACCCTTTCTACGTGTTCCAAGTGTTCACCATCGCCGTGTGGCttgcggaaccctattactactACTGCGGGGCCGTCGTGCTCATGTCAACGTTTGGTGTTGCCACTTCTGTTATACAGACTAAGAAG AACCAAGAAAGTCTCCGCGCGACAGTGGAAGCCCACGCGTCTGTCCAGCTGTGGGACTCCCGCGAGGTGGACTCGCGCTGCGTGGCGCCCGGTGACGTCATCACGCTCCCCCCCCACGGCTGCGTCATGCTCTGCGACTGCGTGCTGCTGGCGGGCTCGGCCATCGTCAACGAGAGCATGCTCACCG GCGAATCGGTCCCGGTATCGAAGACGGCACTCCTACGGACTGACAAAGCGTTCGACTTGAAGGAACACGCTTCCAGCGTACTCTTCTGCGGCACGCGAGTCATACAGACTCGGTATTACAACAACGAACCGGTCAG AGCgctggtccttcgaaccggctACAACACTAGCAAAGGTCAACTGGTACGGAGCATCCTGTACCCGACGCCGGCAGACTTCAAGTTCGATCGCGACTCGTACAAGTTCATCGTGATCCTGGCTTGCATCGCGGTACTCGGCCTGGCTTATACTGTTGCGCTCAAG GCCTACCGCAACCTGACACCTGGCGACATAGCGATCAAAGCGCTGGACATAATAACTATAGTAGTGCCCCCGGCGCTGCCCGCCGCCATGACAGTCGGCCGGCTGTACGCGGTGGCGCGGTTGAAACGCGCGCGCGTCGCCTGCCTTAACACCCGAGCGGTCAATGTCAGCGGCTCGCTAGACTGCATTTGCTTTGACAAG ACGGGTACACTGACGGAAGACGGCATGGACATGTGGGGCGTGGTGCCGGCGGCGGCGACGCGGCCCGCGCGGCTCGCCCGCGCGCTGAGGGACCCGCGGCAGCTCAATGACCTGCACGAGCTCAAACTGGGCATGGCCAGTTGCCACAGCCTTACGCTACTCAACGGAGAGCTGGCTGGGGACCCGCTCGACTTAAAG ATGTTTGAATCTACGGGCTGGAGTCTAGAGGAGCCGGCCGTGCCCGAACCAGCCAACTACGAGATGTTAACGCCCACTatcgtgcgcccgcgccgctccgcTAGCATCGACGTCGACGATGTGCAC ATCCCGTTGGAGGTGGGCATAGTCCAGCAGCACCAGTTCGTGTCGTCGCTGCAGCGCGCGTCGGTGGTGGTGCGGCTGCTGGGCGAACAAGTGCTGCGCGCGTACTGCAAGGGCGCGCCGGAGATGATACGCTCGCTGTCCCGCCCGGAGACAG TTCCCGAGGACCTGGACGAAGTGTTACACTTTTACGCTGAGAAAGGTTACCGCGTGATCGCGCTGGGGTCCCGACTACTAGAGGTCACGCATCGGCAGCTGCAGAAGATGACACGGGAAGAG GTTGAGTGCGAGCTCGAGTTCTTGGGACTGGTGATAATGGAAAACAAGCTAAAGGGCGCCACCACCAACATCATACGCGAGCTGAAGGAGGCTAACATACACGTCGTAATGATCACAG GTGACAACATCCACACGGCGGTGAGCGTGGCCAAAGAGTGCGGCATCCTGGCGGGAGGCGAGCGCGTCGTGCAGCTCTGCGTGGAGACTAGTGGGCTCGTGCCCGTCGTCTGCGCGGACAGCACCTTCCAGGGG GTGGCGGTGGGGCGGCGCACCGCACTGCAGCGGTCGTGGCGGTCGCTAGACAGCGGGCGGGGCTCGTCGGCGCGCTCCGAAAAAGACGCGGAGGCGCCGCCCGCTGGACCCAACTATAAGGTCGTCATGACCGGGGACACGTGGAAG GTGTTGCGCGAGCATTACCCGGCGCAGGTGCCGCGCGTGATCGGTCGCGGCGCGGTGTTCGCGCGGATGACCTCCGACCAGAAACAACAGCTCGTCACAGAGTACCAGCACCTCGGCTACTACGTCG GCATGTGCGGGGACGGCGCCAACGACTGCGGCGCCCTGCGCGCCGCGCACACCGGCATCTCGCTGTCGGAGCTCGAGTCCAGCGTAGCGGCCCCCTTCACGTCTTCAGACCCTGACATCGTGTGCGTCGCGCGCGTCCTAAGGGAAGGCCGCGCCGCCCTCACCACCAGCTTCGGCGTCTTCAAATTCATGGTCGCTTACTCCCTCACCGAATTCCTATCCGTAGCTTTCCTCTACTACTTCGACTCTAACTTGACGGACTTCCAATTCTTATACATAGACGTTGCTTTGATAGTCAACTTTGCCTTCTTTTTTGGCATGACCGAAGCGTATACGGGGAAACTGTGCAAGATACCGCCGTTGACTTCGCTGTTAGGTCTAGTGCCGCTGACTTCTTTGGTAGGGCAGCTTGTTTTGATCGGTGTGGCGCAGTATTTGAGCTACTACGCTTTGACGTTCTTTCCGTGGTACGAGAGGCATACCTACGAAGGCGAAGAGGCGAATAAATGTTGGGAGAACTACGCTATTTTTGCAGTATCCATGTTTCAGTATATTGTTATGCCGATCGTTTTTAGCCACGGCGCGCCGTATAGGCGATCAGTGGTAACTAATAAGCAGCTTATGATCAGTATTTTGATAATGACGGGTATTTCTTTATACGTCGCCGTAGCCCCGGCGGAATGGCTGGTAAATTTCCTTGAACTCAAAATGCCGTTGGACGTTTTGCTAACTTACATTATAATTGCAATAGCAGCGTTCCATTTTGTTTTAGCTGTGTTCTTCGAAAGGGTCATAGTCCAGTATTTAATGGAAAGTAAACAAATAGTACCAAAGTGCTTGAAGGAAAAGAGAGTGAGGAAAACTCCTCATCTCATGATTAAAAGGGAACTGACCGATATGGACTATTTGGAATACGATAGCGAAATGAAATATGAAAGCGAGGCCACTAGCTCGCGGAACTCGAGCAAGTACGATACTTGA
- the LOC141438735 gene encoding polyamine-transporting ATPase 13A3-like isoform X1: MDSEDDIHPLIDDEIVYPEISRDLYLELNTQEIHTDPEYEQVVYGYRRSRWRTNLVYAFSVLLCGVPLLLFHWSPTWFLYATCVRACFQLADQVLVVETYQKKCKTFYIHKIIEKTIADTSGLFNEGFTEGDEKVTLTKGGDLHTPLHLDDGTTLNVDHYRYFKHKKQFLVWDGAHALWALLAGVESGATCAQLHGMAATPPSGEKRARMLNIYGLNEIKVPVQSVLTLVLLEVVNPFYVFQVFTIAVWLAEPYYYYCGAVVLMSTFGVATSVIQTKKNQESLRATVEAHASVQLWDSREVDSRCVAPGDVITLPPHGCVMLCDCVLLAGSAIVNESMLTGESVPVSKTALLRTDKAFDLKEHASSVLFCGTRVIQTRYYNNEPVRALVLRTGYNTSKGQLVRSILYPTPADFKFDRDSYKFIVILACIAVLGLAYTVALKAYRNLTPGDIAIKALDIITIVVPPALPAAMTVGRLYAVARLKRARVACLNTRAVNVSGSLDCICFDKTGTLTEDGMDMWGVVPAAATRPARLARALRDPRQLNDLHELKLGMASCHSLTLLNGELAGDPLDLKMFESTGWSLEEPAVPEPANYEMLTPTIVRPRRSASIDVDDVHIPLEVGIVQQHQFVSSLQRASVVVRLLGEQVLRAYCKGAPEMIRSLSRPETVPEDLDEVLHFYAEKGYRVIALGSRLLEVTHRQLQKMTREEVECELEFLGLVIMENKLKGATTNIIRELKEANIHVVMITGDNIHTAVSVAKECGILAGGERVVQLCVETSGLVPVVCADSTFQGVAVGRRTALQRSWRSLDSGRGSSARSEKDAEAPPAGPNYKVVMTGDTWKVLREHYPAQVPRVIGRGAVFARMTSDQKQQLVTEYQHLGYYVGMCGDGANDCGALRAAHTGISLSELESSVAAPFTSSDPDIVCVARVLREGRAALTTSFGVFKFMVAYSLTEFLSVAFLYYFDSNLTDFQFLYIDVALIVNFAFFFGMTEAYTGKLCKIPPLTSLLGLVPLTSLVGQLVLIGVAQYLSYYALTFFPWYERHTYEGEEANKCWENYAIFAVSMFQYIVMPIVFSHGAPYRRSVVTNKQLMISILIMTGISLYVAVAPAEWLVNFLELKMPLDVLLTYIIIAIAAFHFVLAVFFERVIVQYLMESKQIVPKCLKEKRVRKTPHLMIKRELTDMDYLEYDSEMKYESEATSSRNSSKYDT; this comes from the exons ATGGATTCTGAAGATGATATTCACCCACTCATTGATGATGAGATAGTGTATCCTGAAATTTCAAGAGATCTTTATCTGGAATTAAATACACAGGAAATTCACACAGATCCCGAATATGAGCAG GTAGTATATGGCTACCGGAGGAGCAGATGGCGGACCAACTTGGTGTACGCGTTCTCAGTACTATTGTGCGGGGTACCGTTGCTTCTCTTCCACTGGTCTCCAACGTGGTTCCTGTACGCTACCTGCGTACGGGCCTGCTTCCAGCTCGCCGATCAAGTGCTAGTCGTG gaaacaTATCAAAAAAAATGCAAGACTTTTTACATACacaaaattatagaaaaaactatagcagatacaag CGGTCTCTTCAACGAGGGCTTCACGGAGGGCGATGAGAAGGTGACCCTAACAAAGGGCGGCGACCTCCACACTCCACTGCATCTTGACGATGGAACTACACTTA ATGTAGATCACTACCGGTACTTCAAGCACAAGAAACAGTTCCTGGTGTGGGACGGCGCGCACGCGCTGTGGGCGCTGTTAGCCGGCGTAGAGAGTGGCGCCACCTGCGCGCAACTGCACGGTATGGCCGCCACGCCGCCCAGCGGGGAGAAGCGCGCGCGCAT GTTAAACATCTACGGTCTAAACGAGATAAAGGTCCCCGTGCAGAGCGTCCTAACCCTGGTGCTGCTGGAAGTAGTGAACCCTTTCTACGTGTTCCAAGTGTTCACCATCGCCGTGTGGCttgcggaaccctattactactACTGCGGGGCCGTCGTGCTCATGTCAACGTTTGGTGTTGCCACTTCTGTTATACAGACTAAGAAG AACCAAGAAAGTCTCCGCGCGACAGTGGAAGCCCACGCGTCTGTCCAGCTGTGGGACTCCCGCGAGGTGGACTCGCGCTGCGTGGCGCCCGGTGACGTCATCACGCTCCCCCCCCACGGCTGCGTCATGCTCTGCGACTGCGTGCTGCTGGCGGGCTCGGCCATCGTCAACGAGAGCATGCTCACCG GCGAATCGGTCCCGGTATCGAAGACGGCACTCCTACGGACTGACAAAGCGTTCGACTTGAAGGAACACGCTTCCAGCGTACTCTTCTGCGGCACGCGAGTCATACAGACTCGGTATTACAACAACGAACCGGTCAG AGCgctggtccttcgaaccggctACAACACTAGCAAAGGTCAACTGGTACGGAGCATCCTGTACCCGACGCCGGCAGACTTCAAGTTCGATCGCGACTCGTACAAGTTCATCGTGATCCTGGCTTGCATCGCGGTACTCGGCCTGGCTTATACTGTTGCGCTCAAG GCCTACCGCAACCTGACACCTGGCGACATAGCGATCAAAGCGCTGGACATAATAACTATAGTAGTGCCCCCGGCGCTGCCCGCCGCCATGACAGTCGGCCGGCTGTACGCGGTGGCGCGGTTGAAACGCGCGCGCGTCGCCTGCCTTAACACCCGAGCGGTCAATGTCAGCGGCTCGCTAGACTGCATTTGCTTTGACAAG ACGGGTACACTGACGGAAGACGGCATGGACATGTGGGGCGTGGTGCCGGCGGCGGCGACGCGGCCCGCGCGGCTCGCCCGCGCGCTGAGGGACCCGCGGCAGCTCAATGACCTGCACGAGCTCAAACTGGGCATGGCCAGTTGCCACAGCCTTACGCTACTCAACGGAGAGCTGGCTGGGGACCCGCTCGACTTAAAG ATGTTTGAATCTACGGGCTGGAGTCTAGAGGAGCCGGCCGTGCCCGAACCAGCCAACTACGAGATGTTAACGCCCACTatcgtgcgcccgcgccgctccgcTAGCATCGACGTCGACGATGTGCAC ATCCCGTTGGAGGTGGGCATAGTCCAGCAGCACCAGTTCGTGTCGTCGCTGCAGCGCGCGTCGGTGGTGGTGCGGCTGCTGGGCGAACAAGTGCTGCGCGCGTACTGCAAGGGCGCGCCGGAGATGATACGCTCGCTGTCCCGCCCGGAGACAG TTCCCGAGGACCTGGACGAAGTGTTACACTTTTACGCTGAGAAAGGTTACCGCGTGATCGCGCTGGGGTCCCGACTACTAGAGGTCACGCATCGGCAGCTGCAGAAGATGACACGGGAAGAG GTTGAGTGCGAGCTCGAGTTCTTGGGACTGGTGATAATGGAAAACAAGCTAAAGGGCGCCACCACCAACATCATACGCGAGCTGAAGGAGGCTAACATACACGTCGTAATGATCACAG GTGACAACATCCACACGGCGGTGAGCGTGGCCAAAGAGTGCGGCATCCTGGCGGGAGGCGAGCGCGTCGTGCAGCTCTGCGTGGAGACTAGTGGGCTCGTGCCCGTCGTCTGCGCGGACAGCACCTTCCAGGGG GTGGCGGTGGGGCGGCGCACCGCACTGCAGCGGTCGTGGCGGTCGCTAGACAGCGGGCGGGGCTCGTCGGCGCGCTCCGAAAAAGACGCGGAGGCGCCGCCCGCTGGACCCAACTATAAGGTCGTCATGACCGGGGACACGTGGAAG GTGTTGCGCGAGCATTACCCGGCGCAGGTGCCGCGCGTGATCGGTCGCGGCGCGGTGTTCGCGCGGATGACCTCCGACCAGAAACAACAGCTCGTCACAGAGTACCAGCACCTCGGCTACTACGTCG GCATGTGCGGGGACGGCGCCAACGACTGCGGCGCCCTGCGCGCCGCGCACACCGGCATCTCGCTGTCGGAGCTCGAGTCCAGCGTAGCGGCCCCCTTCACGTCTTCAGACCCTGACATCGTGTGCGTCGCGCGCGTCCTAAGGGAAGGCCGCGCCGCCCTCACCACCAGCTTCGGCGTCTTCAAATTCATGGTCGCTTACTCCCTCACCGAATTCCTATCCGTAGCTTTCCTCTACTACTTCGACTCTAACTTGACGGACTTCCAATTCTTATACATAGACGTTGCTTTGATAGTCAACTTTGCCTTCTTTTTTGGCATGACCGAAGCGTATACGGGGAAACTGTGCAAGATACCGCCGTTGACTTCGCTGTTAGGTCTAGTGCCGCTGACTTCTTTGGTAGGGCAGCTTGTTTTGATCGGTGTGGCGCAGTATTTGAGCTACTACGCTTTGACGTTCTTTCCGTGGTACGAGAGGCATACCTACGAAGGCGAAGAGGCGAATAAATGTTGGGAGAACTACGCTATTTTTGCAGTATCCATGTTTCAGTATATTGTTATGCCGATCGTTTTTAGCCACGGCGCGCCGTATAGGCGATCAGTGGTAACTAATAAGCAGCTTATGATCAGTATTTTGATAATGACGGGTATTTCTTTATACGTCGCCGTAGCCCCGGCGGAATGGCTGGTAAATTTCCTTGAACTCAAAATGCCGTTGGACGTTTTGCTAACTTACATTATAATTGCAATAGCAGCGTTCCATTTTGTTTTAGCTGTGTTCTTCGAAAGGGTCATAGTCCAGTATTTAATGGAAAGTAAACAAATAGTACCAAAGTGCTTGAAGGAAAAGAGAGTGAGGAAAACTCCTCATCTCATGATTAAAAGGGAACTGACCGATATGGACTATTTGGAATACGATAGCGAAATGAAATATGAAAGCGAGGCCACTAGCTCGCGGAACTCGAGCAAGTACGATACTTGA